One Vitis vinifera cultivar Pinot Noir 40024 chromosome 8, ASM3070453v1 genomic window carries:
- the LOC100253843 gene encoding LOW QUALITY PROTEIN: caffeic acid 3-O-methyltransferase (The sequence of the model RefSeq protein was modified relative to this genomic sequence to represent the inferred CDS: inserted 1 base in 1 codon), with protein MEKYNIGPICKLLTRNQXGRSIGPLFLLHHDKVFMESQWYHLNDVILEGGIPFNWAKFTNEKLGKRFNEAMSNHTKLIMKRILQIYKGFEGLKVLVDVGGGIGVTLSIITSKYPHIKGINYDLPHALANAPSYPGVEHVGGDMFESVHKGDAIFMKWILHDRSDEHCLKLLTNCFEALPDNEKVIIVESILHMAPKNTVSTNIPFEQDLLMLAQNPGGKERTQKEYETLAIKSGFFGCMVICSVYNSWVMEFPKTAHP; from the exons ATGGAAAAA TACAACATTGGACCCATTTGCAAACTCCTCACCCGGAACC ATGGTAGGTCGATTGGTCCTTTGTTTCTATTGCACCACGACAAAGTCTTCATGGAGAGCCAAT GGTACCACTTGAATGATGTTATATTGGAAGGAGGAATTCCCTTCAATTGGGC GAAATTTACAAACGAGAAATTGGGGAAGAGGTTCAATGAGGCAATGTCAAATCATACTAAGTTGATAATGAAGAGGATACTTCAGATTTACAAAGGGTTTGAAGGCCTCAAAGTGTTGGTTGATGTGGGAGGTGGTATTGGGGTCACTCTTAGCATCATCACTTCTAAGTATCCTCATATTAAGGGCATCAATTATGATCTGCCTCATGCTTTAGCAAACGCCCCCTCTTATCCTG GTGTGGAGCATGTTGGGGGAGATATGTTTGAGAGTGTTCACAAAGGAGACGCCATTTTTATGAAG TGGATTCTTCATGACCGGAGTGATGAGCACTGTCTGAAGCTTCTCACCAACTGCTTTGAAGCTCTCCCTGATAACGAGAAGGTGATCATCGTTGAATCCATTCTTCATATGGCTCCAAAGAACACAGTCTCAACCAACATTCCCTTCGAGCAAGATCTACTCATGCTGGCTCAAAACCCTGGAGGAAAAGAAAGGACCCAGAAGGAGTATGAGACCTTGGCCATAAAATCAGGATTTTTTGGTTGCATGGTCATCTGCAGTGTTTACAACAGTTGGGTTATGGAGTTCCCCAAGACAGCACATCCATAG